In Synechococcus sp. RS9909, one genomic interval encodes:
- a CDS encoding cbb3-type cytochrome c oxidase subunit I, protein MTTTKYDPRVLKAPHPVPGAPDNWKRFFTFNTDAKVIGIQYMGLSLFFLLVGGLLAMVMRGELITPPSDLVDPTVYNGLYTMHGTVMLFLFLFPILNGFNNLLIPTMIGAPDMAFPKVNAAAFWLVPVFSVVLLSSFFVPGGPASAGWWSYPPVSIQNPLGHFLNGEFLWILAVALSGISSILGALNFVTTIIRMRAPGMGFFRMPVFVWTAWAAQTLQLVGLPALTGGAIMLLFDLSFGTSFFRPEGGGDPVLYQHFFWFYSHPAVYVMVLPVFGIFSELITVYSRKPLFGYKFVAIASFIITFLGLIVWVHHMFYSGTPQWMRNIFIVTTMLIAVPTGVKVFAWLGTLWGGKIRLTTPMLFVLGGVVNFILGGVTGIMLGTAPIDIHVGNTYFVVAHFHYIIFNTIGFGIFAGIYHWFPKFTGRMYYEGLGKIHFVLTFIGATLNWLPMHWAGLYGMPRRVASYDPEFAIWNVIASIGAFMLGVASIPFILNIVSSWARGAKASANPWNAIGLEWLLPSPPPAENFEDDVPTVISEPYGYGLGKPLVKDEEYYIRRSMEA, encoded by the coding sequence AAGTACGACCCGAGAGTTCTCAAGGCGCCCCATCCGGTGCCCGGTGCGCCCGACAACTGGAAGCGGTTCTTCACCTTCAACACCGACGCCAAGGTGATCGGCATCCAGTACATGGGCCTGTCCCTGTTCTTCCTGCTGGTGGGAGGACTGCTGGCCATGGTGATGCGCGGTGAACTGATCACACCGCCATCGGATCTGGTGGATCCCACCGTTTACAACGGTCTTTACACCATGCATGGAACAGTGATGCTGTTCCTGTTTCTGTTCCCGATTCTCAACGGCTTCAACAACCTGCTGATCCCCACCATGATCGGCGCCCCCGACATGGCCTTCCCGAAAGTGAACGCCGCCGCCTTCTGGCTGGTTCCGGTGTTCTCGGTGGTGCTGCTCTCCAGCTTTTTCGTGCCAGGAGGTCCGGCCTCAGCCGGTTGGTGGTCCTATCCACCGGTGAGCATCCAGAACCCGCTCGGCCACTTCCTCAACGGTGAATTTCTTTGGATTCTCGCCGTGGCCCTCTCGGGGATCTCTTCGATCTTGGGCGCGCTGAATTTCGTGACCACAATCATTCGCATGCGGGCCCCTGGCATGGGCTTTTTCCGGATGCCCGTGTTCGTCTGGACCGCCTGGGCAGCCCAGACCCTGCAGTTGGTGGGCCTGCCCGCCCTGACCGGTGGGGCGATCATGCTGCTCTTTGACCTGAGCTTCGGCACCAGCTTTTTCCGGCCCGAAGGTGGCGGCGATCCGGTGCTCTATCAACACTTTTTCTGGTTCTATTCGCACCCGGCGGTGTATGTGATGGTGCTGCCGGTGTTCGGCATCTTCTCCGAGCTGATCACCGTGTATTCGCGCAAGCCTCTGTTTGGCTACAAGTTTGTGGCGATCGCCTCCTTCATCATCACCTTCCTGGGCTTGATCGTGTGGGTGCACCACATGTTCTATTCAGGTACGCCCCAGTGGATGCGCAACATCTTCATCGTCACCACGATGCTGATCGCCGTGCCCACCGGCGTGAAGGTGTTCGCCTGGCTCGGCACGCTTTGGGGAGGAAAGATCCGACTCACCACGCCGATGCTGTTCGTGCTTGGTGGTGTGGTGAATTTCATTCTGGGTGGTGTTACTGGAATCATGCTCGGCACCGCACCGATCGACATCCATGTGGGCAACACCTATTTTGTGGTGGCTCACTTCCACTACATCATCTTCAACACGATCGGCTTCGGAATCTTTGCCGGCATCTACCACTGGTTCCCCAAGTTCACCGGCCGCATGTATTACGAAGGCCTCGGCAAAATTCATTTTGTGCTCACCTTCATCGGTGCCACCCTCAACTGGCTGCCGATGCACTGGGCTGGCCTTTACGGCATGCCCCGTCGCGTTGCCTCCTACGACCCTGAATTCGCCATCTGGAACGTGATTGCCAGCATCGGCGCCTTCATGCTCGGCGTCGCTTCGATCCCCTTCATCCTCAACATCGTCAGCTCCTGGGCCCGCGGCGCCAAGGCCTCCGCCAACCCCTGGAACGCGATCGGCCTCGAATGGCTGCTTCCCTCACCGCCACCGGCTGAGAACTTCGAGGATGACGTTCCCACCGTGATCAGCGAGCCCTATGGCTATGGCCTGGGCAAGCCCCTCGTAAAGGACGAGGAGTATTACATCCGCCGTTCCATGGAGGCGTGA
- a CDS encoding heme-copper oxidase subunit III gives MTSASQDLNLNHEPGHIKHDGHNLTGFIIFLCSESIIFLAFFSGFALLKLTSPEWLPEGVEGLETKLPLINTIVLVSSSFVAYFAERYLHKENLWGFRALWLLTMAMGTYFVYGQYVEWSELPFSLSNGVFGGTFYLLTGFHGLHVITGILLMALMLFRSFRPNNYAKGDMGVTSVSLFWHFVDVIWIILYILIYVWQRHT, from the coding sequence ATGACTTCAGCGAGCCAAGACCTCAACCTCAATCACGAGCCAGGCCACATCAAGCACGATGGCCACAACCTCACTGGCTTCATCATCTTTCTCTGCTCAGAGAGCATCATCTTTCTGGCTTTCTTCAGCGGCTTTGCCCTGCTAAAGCTCACCAGCCCCGAATGGCTTCCGGAAGGGGTGGAAGGCTTGGAGACCAAGCTGCCCCTGATCAACACGATTGTGCTGGTGAGCTCCAGCTTTGTGGCCTACTTCGCAGAGCGTTATCTCCACAAGGAAAACCTCTGGGGATTTCGGGCTCTCTGGCTGCTCACCATGGCGATGGGCACCTATTTCGTGTATGGGCAATACGTGGAATGGTCGGAGCTTCCCTTCAGTCTCTCCAATGGTGTGTTCGGGGGCACGTTCTATCTGCTCACCGGATTTCATGGCCTGCATGTGATCACGGGCATCCTCTTGATGGCCCTGATGCTGTTCCGTTCCTTCCGTCCCAACAATTACGCCAAGGGCGACATGGGGGTCACCTCCGTGAGCCTGTTCTGGCACTTTGTGGATGTGATCTGGATCATTCTCTACATCCTGATCTACGTGTGGCAGCGCCACACCTGA